The following nucleotide sequence is from Anaerobaca lacustris.
GGACACAATCACGGAACAGATGCTGGCCATCTACCAGGGTCTTTGTCCGGTCGCGGCAATCCTGCCGCATCCAGCGGGGGAGAGCATCCGCCCGATCCTTCCGGAGTTGCCCCGGGCGACATCACGGGTTCGTGTTGTGGGCGAGAGTCTTCCGGCTTCTGTCGGTGAGGAGGGAACACATGGTCCACGCATTTCTGTTCAAGCCAGGCTCCTTTTCAAGGGCGCAGACCTTAAGGGAGAAGCGGATGACGCCTTAACAGCGTGCAAATCGTCTCTGGCTCGCTCAGGTCTGGATCCTCAACGTCACGGCCATACCCTGACCATACGGGGTGACTGGGAGACTGTATTGGCCGCCCTCAATTGTTGCAGTCAGTATACGCGACAGGCCCGTGTACACCATGAACAGCAACCAGATATCGAGATTGCGGTAGTCCCCGAGGAAGCTTTGACAAACGATCTGGTAAGTGCGGCTCATTAGCGACCTGCCTATGGCACATGTCGGAGAATCTTGTCATTCTCCCCACTTCTGTTCGCCTCGACCACCGGCTCTGCTCAATGGGATGAGCTTGGAAGTCTGGTTCTACATACATGGAAGGCAAATTCGAAAATGGGCATCCAACAATGGTCAGAAGATGTCATCCTCGTGAATCTACCTCGGAGACTGCAGGAACACGATGAGTTGCAGAGCGTCATCGACATGGCGCACAAACGGGGTGACAGTGACGTGGTCGTTGATTTTTCAAGTGTTGACGTTGTGGGCTGCACAACGCTCACTTGGCTCCTTGAATTGCGGCAGTTGCTGCAGGATCGTGGACACACGCTGGTCCTCTGCAGTGTCGCTCCAGCAACAAAGGGTATCTTCACAGTTGCTCGACTTGACGAAGTATTTGGCTTCGTCGAAGATAGGTTCGCTGCCTTAGCTCATTTTCAGACAATTGGGTGAGAGAGATACGAACGATTCTTGGTTTCTTACCAGGTCGTGCAAGTGATCGATTTGAAAAACAGGTAACTCATGCCGGCAGAGGGCCGCGCGTTTCTTCAAGGACGTGGTGGCGCAAGACCGTGTGGGCAGAGAGGTGCTAAGGCAGATGACCTGCCCTTGAGGGCAGGCGCTCAAGCGGGCGGCACTGTCGCTGCGTCAGTATCGGATCCACCGCTTGAAGTGCAC
It contains:
- a CDS encoding STAS domain-containing protein, translating into MGIQQWSEDVILVNLPRRLQEHDELQSVIDMAHKRGDSDVVVDFSSVDVVGCTTLTWLLELRQLLQDRGHTLVLCSVAPATKGIFTVARLDEVFGFVEDRFAALAHFQTIG